A genomic window from Lycium barbarum isolate Lr01 chromosome 4, ASM1917538v2, whole genome shotgun sequence includes:
- the LOC132638184 gene encoding histone-lysine N-methyltransferase, H3 lysine-9 specific SUVH5-like, which translates to MHPGSVTDSRKIPVCDVKTLSLPQQPPKNGSVEDNISPLPKKKYCQGRVFAVRDFPPFCGRNASKPTELDRLGGSEASKRVVVLDKGVTENEVIETSKNVMGSLMERATVCIEDPEGVQDNYVGRSQLERTVMFPETMTKKENEDTRKIMRKEFIVNSRNEREKATTAKHGFGSGDKISRPIVHGLVDEPYSPWRQRTQTPRPIVQGLMAEKYCPWSQRQQTSLDGLMSGNQVQKPNMYRCNKSSAVARKSIPNSKFRQRLFGRTKSGFIGKAAPGFSSAPAASNDGTRGLNCEAVPEESPIGQGQCEFDVTQPRFGPKSSSRSDARSKVRETLCQFQSTCRKILRGEESNSRPGEVKAKQKDKMNIRIDLQAAKIIKEKGMEVNTGPQILGEVPGVEVGDAFQYRVELALVGVHRLYQAGIDFLNNRGMLVATSIVASGAYDDDLRDADELIYSGQGGNVVGKVKIPEDQKLVKGNLALKNSIGTRNPVRVIRGSKETRTSESRGGRAPVVTTYVYDGLYTVDGYWRGQGPHGKMVFMSKLVRIPGQPKLNWKEVQSSKKSNMRHGVCVPAITERKESLPITTMNTIDGEKPPPFKYIKKMYPAGFRPAPPKGCDCIGRCSDANRCSCAVKNGFEIPYNHNGAIVEIKPLVYECGPSCGCPPSCYNRVSQHGIKVPLEIFKTDTRGWGVRALTSISSGTFICEYTGKLLEDTEAERRIGNDEYLFDIGQNYSGCTMNSLAEEGGYTIDAAHYGNVGRFINHNCSPNMYAQNVFYDHEDKKMPHIMLFAADNIPPLKELSYHYNYSVDQVYESDGKIKEKKCFCGSSDCTGRMY; encoded by the coding sequence ATGCACCCTGGCAGTGTGACTGATAGTAGGAAAATTCCTGTTTGTGATGTGAAAACATTGTCACTGCCTCAGCAGCCACCCAAGAATGGAAGCGTCGAGGATAATATTTCCCCATTGCCAAAGAAAAAGTACTGCCAAGGAAGAGTTTTTGCTGTTCGTGACTTCCCTCCATTTTGTGGAAGAAATGCTTCTAAGCCAACCGAACTGGATCGCTTGGGTGGTAGTGAAGCAAGCAAGAGAGTGGTTGTGTTAGATAAGGGAGTTACAGAAAATGAAGTGATTGAGACGTCGAAAAATGTTATGGGTAGCTTAATGGAAAGAGCAACAGTTTGCATTGAAGACCCCGAAGGTGTCCAAGATAACTATGTTGGAAGGAGCCAACTTGAAAGAACTGTAATGTTTCCAGAGACAATGACGAAAAAGGAGAATGAGGATACAAGAAAAATTATGCGGAAGGAGTTTATTGTAAATTCACGGAATGAACGTGAAAAGGCGACTACTGCAAAACATGGTTTTGGTTCTGGAGATAAAATTAGTAGGCCAATTGTGCATGGGTTGGTGGATGAGCCTTATTCTCCATGGAGGCAGAGGACGCAAACTCCTAGGCCAATTGTGCAAGGTCTGATGGCTGAGAAATACTGTCCCTGGAGTCAGAGGCAGCAAACTAGTTTAGATGGCCTGATGAGTGGAAACCAAGTTCAAAAGCCTAACATGTATCGGTGCAATAAATCCTCAGCTGTTGCCAGAAAAAGTATTCCTAACTCAAAATTTCGGCAGAGACTATTTGGAAGGACTAAATCAGGTTTTATTGGTAAAGCTGCGCCAGGATTTTCAAGTGCACCGGCTGCCAGCAATGATGGAACTCGTGGTTTGAATTGTGAAGCAGTACCTGAAGAATCTCCTATTGGACAGGGGCAGTGTGAGTTTGATGTGACTCAACCACGTTTTGGTCCAAAAAGTTCCAGTCGCAGTGATGCTCGTAGTAAAGTTAGAGAGACTCTTTGTCAGTTTCAGTCTACCTGTAGAAAAATCTTGCGTGGGgaagaatcaaactcaaggcctGGAGAAGTAAAAGCTAAGCAAAAAGATAAAATGAACATAAGGATTGATCTTCAGGCAGCTAAGATTATCAAAGAAAAAGGGATGGAAGTTAATACAGGACCGCAGATACTGGGAGAAGTTCCAGGAGTTGAAGTAGGAGATGCGTTCCAATACAGGGTTGAACTTGCTCTTGTGGGAGTTCATCGCTTATATCAGGCTGGTATAGATTTCCTAAACAATAGAGGAATGCTGGTTGCAACTAGTATTGTTGCTTCAGGGGCCTATGATGATGATTTAAGAGATGCTGATGAGCTGATTTATTCTGGGCAAGGCGGAAATGTGGTCGGCAAGGTCAAAATCCCTGAAGACCAGAAACTTGTAAAAGGTAATTTAGCCTTGAAGAATAGCATAGGTACAAGGAATCCTGTTCGGGTGATTCGTGGATCTAAGGAGACCAGGACTTCTGAATCCAGGGGCGGGAGAGCACCTGTGGTGACAACTTATGTGTACGATGGTTTATACACTGTTGACGGTTATTGGAGAGGACAGGGGCCACATGGCAAGATGGTCTTTATGTCCAAGTTGGTGAGAATTCCAGGACAACCAAAGCTTAATTGGAAAGAAGTACAATCATCAAAAAAGTCCAACATGCGGCATGGTGTTTGTGTTCCTGCTATTACAGAAAGGAAGGAGTCTCTACCTATAACAACTATGAACACAATTGATGGTGAGAAACCCCCACCGTTCAAGTACATCAAGAAGATGTATCCAGCTGGTTTCCGCCCTGCTCCACCTAAAGGCTGTGATTGTATTGGTAGATGTTCTGATGCCAACAGGTGCTCATGTGCAGTTAAAAATGGATTTGAGATCCCTTACAACCATAATGGAGCTATTGTTGAAATTAAGCCTCTTGTATACGAGTGTGGTCCTTCTTGTGGATGCCCTCCTTCATGCTATAATAGAGTGAGTCAACATGGTATTAAAGTTCCCCTGGAGATCTTCAAGACAGATACAAGGGGCTGGGGTGTGAGAGCTCTAACTTCTATCTCTTCAGGAACCTTTATTTGCGAGTATACAGGAAAACTTCTCGAAGACACAGAAGCCGAACGAAGAATTGGCAATGATGAATATCTTTTTGATATTGGCCAGAATTATAGTGGTTGTACTATGAACTCTTTAGCAGAAGAGGGTGGTTATACCATTGATGCAGCTCACTATGGAAATGTTGGACGATTCATCAATCACAATTGTTCTCCCAATATGTATGCACAGAATGTTTTCTATGATCACGAGGATAAGAAAATGCCCCATATCATGCTTTTTGCGGCAGATAATATTCCTCCCTTGAAGGAGCTTTCTTACCATTACAACTATTCTGTGGATCAGGTTTATGAATCTGATGGCAAGATCAAGGAGAAGAAGTGCTTTTGTGGATCTTCAGATTGTACTGGTAGGATGTACTAG